The following are encoded together in the Pedobacter sp. D749 genome:
- a CDS encoding GNAT family N-acetyltransferase — protein MLTLNFTKFPVLETERLILREHDIADAEALFAMRINETVMKYIDRERPKDIFEIKDFISRFRNGYENGDNLAWVIGLKENPDQMIGSVGYWRTDFANHRAEIGYMLHPDYWRQGIISEALKKSIAFGFEEVNLHTISANINVENDASRQMLLKHGFVKEALFKQDYYFRGQFLDSEIYGLLNPNH, from the coding sequence ATGTTAACCTTAAACTTCACAAAATTCCCGGTTCTTGAAACCGAACGCTTAATCCTCCGCGAACATGATATTGCCGACGCTGAAGCGCTTTTTGCCATGCGTATCAACGAAACGGTAATGAAATACATCGACAGGGAAAGGCCCAAAGATATTTTCGAGATCAAAGATTTTATTTCCCGATTTAGAAATGGCTATGAAAATGGCGATAACCTGGCCTGGGTAATTGGTTTAAAAGAAAATCCCGATCAAATGATTGGTTCTGTTGGTTACTGGCGCACCGATTTTGCCAACCACCGTGCCGAGATCGGCTACATGCTGCACCCTGATTATTGGCGACAAGGAATTATCTCCGAAGCACTGAAAAAATCAATTGCTTTTGGTTTCGAAGAAGTGAATTTGCATACCATCAGTGCAAACATTAATGTAGAAAACGATGCTTCAAGACAGATGTTGCTCAAACATGGCTTTGTAAAAGAGGCACTTTTTAAACAGGATTATTATTTTAGGGGCCAATTTCTTGATAGTGAAATTTATGGATTATTAAATCCTAATCATTAA
- a CDS encoding Tex family protein gives MLTHHKIIAAELKVAEKQVTATINLLDEGATVPFISRYRKEVTGSLDEVEVAAIRDRVLQLRDLDKRREAILKSMNELGKLTPELEKKINEAETISLLEDIYLPFKPKRKTRASVAKEKGLEPLALQIFEQNTFDLAASAEKFINIEKGVNLLDEALAGARDIIAEMISENAEARTKMRTYFQEKAVFKSEVIKGKEEEGIKYKDYFEWSEPVKTAASHRVLAMRRGEKELILRLDALPPAEDAIAILENQFILGNNAASKQVQQALEDGYKRLLEPAMETELRVFTKQKADQEAIRVFAENARQLLLAAPMGQKNVLAIDPGFRTGCKVVCLDKQGQLLENTAIYPHTGQGNVKNAEFTIQQLCEKHNIEAIAIGNGTAGRETETFVRALNLPHITIVMVNESGASIYSASEVAREEFPTQDITVRGAVSIGRRLMDPLAELVKIDPKSIGVGQYQHDVDQNKLQASLDDTVISAVNAVGVELNTASKQILAYVSGLGPTLAQNIVDYRNTNGAFKNRESLKKVPRLGDKAYEQAAGFLRIRNAENVLDTSGVHPERYAVVDKMAKDLGTTVSALMKDTQLQKQIKPQQYVTDEIGLPTLNDILKELAKPGRDPREQFEAFSFTDGVNEIADLRVGMKLPGIVTNITNFGAFVDIGVHQDGLVHTSQLANRFVANPNDIVKVHQKVEVTVMEVDAARKRISLSMKTEVNPKSEVRSRESREQKPKPDFKSNNSKQNFKPRNEPKDADGDLQEKLAKLKGMFK, from the coding sequence ATGTTAACCCACCATAAAATAATTGCAGCCGAATTAAAAGTTGCAGAAAAGCAAGTAACAGCAACCATAAATTTGTTAGATGAAGGTGCAACTGTACCCTTTATATCGCGCTATCGTAAGGAGGTGACGGGCAGTTTAGACGAAGTTGAGGTAGCAGCAATCCGCGATCGGGTTTTACAGTTGCGAGATTTAGATAAACGCCGTGAAGCAATTTTAAAATCGATGAACGAACTTGGTAAACTGACACCCGAACTGGAAAAAAAGATCAACGAAGCAGAAACCATTTCACTCTTAGAAGACATTTACCTGCCGTTTAAACCTAAGCGTAAAACACGTGCATCAGTTGCAAAAGAAAAAGGATTAGAACCTTTGGCCTTGCAGATATTTGAGCAGAATACTTTTGATTTAGCCGCATCAGCTGAGAAATTTATTAATATAGAGAAAGGTGTGAATTTACTTGACGAAGCTTTAGCCGGAGCCAGGGATATCATAGCTGAAATGATTTCTGAAAATGCTGAGGCACGCACCAAAATGCGTACTTATTTTCAGGAAAAAGCTGTATTTAAATCAGAAGTAATCAAAGGAAAAGAAGAAGAAGGCATTAAATATAAAGATTACTTCGAATGGAGCGAGCCGGTTAAAACAGCTGCATCACACCGTGTTTTGGCCATGCGCCGTGGCGAAAAGGAACTAATCTTGAGATTAGATGCACTTCCACCAGCTGAAGATGCTATCGCTATTTTAGAGAACCAGTTTATTTTAGGCAATAATGCCGCTTCAAAGCAAGTTCAGCAAGCTTTAGAAGATGGTTATAAACGCTTGTTGGAACCAGCAATGGAAACCGAACTTCGGGTTTTCACCAAACAAAAAGCAGATCAGGAAGCCATCCGGGTTTTTGCCGAAAATGCACGTCAATTGTTATTGGCAGCTCCAATGGGGCAAAAAAATGTATTGGCAATTGACCCAGGTTTCCGTACTGGCTGTAAAGTCGTTTGTTTGGATAAACAAGGTCAATTGTTAGAGAATACAGCCATTTATCCGCATACCGGACAGGGAAATGTGAAAAACGCTGAGTTTACGATACAACAACTTTGCGAAAAACACAACATTGAAGCTATAGCTATTGGCAACGGTACCGCAGGAAGAGAAACCGAAACTTTTGTTAGAGCATTGAATTTACCACACATTACAATAGTAATGGTTAACGAAAGTGGTGCTTCGATTTATTCAGCATCGGAAGTAGCCAGAGAAGAATTTCCTACCCAGGACATTACCGTGCGTGGAGCAGTTTCAATAGGACGCCGTTTAATGGATCCGTTGGCCGAATTGGTGAAAATCGACCCAAAATCTATCGGCGTTGGTCAATACCAGCACGATGTTGATCAAAACAAATTACAGGCAAGTTTAGATGATACCGTAATCAGTGCGGTAAATGCTGTAGGTGTAGAATTAAATACCGCCTCCAAACAAATCCTGGCCTATGTTTCTGGCTTAGGTCCTACTTTAGCGCAAAATATTGTTGATTACCGCAATACAAATGGTGCTTTTAAAAACCGTGAAAGCTTGAAAAAAGTACCTCGTTTAGGCGACAAAGCTTACGAACAGGCGGCAGGTTTCTTACGTATCCGCAATGCGGAAAATGTTTTAGATACCAGTGGTGTTCACCCTGAACGTTATGCGGTAGTAGATAAAATGGCAAAAGATCTGGGTACTACCGTCTCTGCTTTAATGAAAGATACACAATTGCAAAAGCAGATTAAGCCACAACAATATGTTACAGATGAAATCGGTTTACCAACTTTGAATGATATCTTAAAGGAATTGGCTAAACCAGGTCGCGACCCGAGAGAGCAATTTGAGGCTTTTAGTTTTACTGATGGTGTAAATGAAATTGCCGATTTAAGAGTGGGTATGAAACTTCCCGGAATTGTAACCAACATTACCAATTTCGGTGCCTTTGTAGATATTGGTGTCCATCAGGATGGTCTGGTGCATACCAGTCAACTTGCGAATCGTTTTGTAGCGAATCCAAATGACATCGTTAAAGTACATCAAAAAGTAGAAGTAACGGTAATGGAAGTTGATGCTGCCCGCAAACGCATTTCGCTATCAATGAAAACAGAAGTTAATCCGAAGTCGGAAGTCCGCAGTCGGGAGTCCAGGGAGCAGAAACCTAAGCCGGATTTCAAATCGAACAACAGTAAACAAAACTTCAAGCCTCGTAATGAGCCAAAAGATGCGGATGGCGATTTACAAGAGAAATTAGCAAAACTGAAGGGGATGTTCAAATAG
- a CDS encoding mechanosensitive ion channel family protein: MQFLDQVFGYPIPLFFKNLIIGLIAVSLGILIKFIIHKTFILLSRWWDFIIIKSTLKHLRRPVAVFIPLSFLNFSLTLMEMAPTYRLPMAKILEIALTITFALILVRTINVLEDYFYLKYDLNKENNLKERKIRTQLEFVRKFIVSLIILITAAIILLSFESMRKIGAGLLTGVGIGGIIIGFAAQKSLGNLLAGFQIAFTQPIRIDDVVIVEGEWGKVEEITLTYVVVNIWDQRRLILPITYFIEKPFQNWTRVSADLLGTVFLYLDYTIPIEPMRQELTRLLNADPLWDKRVNVVQVTDSTKDGVIEVRFLMSASNSSRAFDLRCHVREAMIAFIQNNYPDSLPKTRLQHRDKFAGL; the protein is encoded by the coding sequence ATGCAATTTCTCGACCAGGTTTTCGGTTATCCTATCCCTTTATTTTTTAAGAACCTAATCATTGGTTTGATCGCAGTATCTCTTGGTATTTTAATCAAGTTTATCATTCACAAAACTTTTATCTTGCTTTCGCGTTGGTGGGATTTTATCATTATAAAATCTACATTAAAGCATTTGAGGAGGCCTGTAGCTGTTTTTATTCCTTTATCGTTCCTTAACTTCTCCTTAACGCTGATGGAAATGGCGCCAACATATCGTCTTCCAATGGCCAAAATATTAGAGATTGCCCTGACCATTACTTTTGCGCTTATTTTGGTAAGGACAATTAACGTTTTGGAAGATTATTTCTATCTTAAATATGATCTAAACAAAGAAAACAACCTGAAAGAGCGCAAAATCAGAACGCAGTTGGAGTTTGTTAGAAAGTTTATTGTTTCGCTTATTATTTTAATTACTGCTGCTATTATTTTATTGAGTTTTGAAAGCATGCGCAAAATCGGGGCGGGGCTGCTTACCGGAGTTGGAATAGGCGGGATTATCATTGGTTTTGCAGCGCAGAAATCGCTTGGAAATTTGTTGGCAGGCTTTCAGATTGCCTTTACCCAGCCGATCAGGATTGATGATGTTGTAATTGTAGAAGGCGAATGGGGTAAGGTAGAAGAAATTACCCTAACGTATGTAGTAGTCAATATTTGGGATCAACGGCGGTTAATTCTACCAATTACCTATTTTATCGAAAAGCCCTTCCAAAACTGGACGCGTGTTTCAGCTGATTTGCTTGGAACGGTATTTTTATATCTTGACTATACCATCCCAATCGAACCGATGCGGCAGGAATTGACCCGGCTTTTAAATGCTGATCCGCTTTGGGATAAGCGCGTAAATGTAGTACAGGTTACAGATAGTACAAAAGATGGTGTTATTGAAGTGCGTTTTTTAATGAGTGCTTCAAATTCTTCCAGGGCTTTTGATTTACGTTGCCATGTAAGAGAAGCGATGATTGCTTTTATCCAGAATAATTATCCTGATAGTTTACCTAAAACAAGATTACAACATCGGGATAAGTTTGCGGGTTTGTAG
- a CDS encoding pyruvate dehydrogenase complex E1 component subunit beta: MREIQFREALREAMSEEMRKDDRVFLLGEEVAEYNGAYKVSQGMLDEFGAKRIIDTPIAELGFAGIATGAATAGLVPIVEFMTFNFSLVAIDQIINGAAKILSMSGGQFSCPMVFRGPTGNAGQLGAQHSQNFENWFANTPGLKVVVPATPYDAKGLLKQSIIDQDPVIFMESEVMYGDKGDVPAEEYYIELGKAKVTKEGTDVTIVTFGKMLTRVVNPAVEELTKEGINVEVIDLRTVRPIDYDTIINSVKKTNRLVVVEEAWPLASLSGEIAFMVQKHAFDYLDAPVLRITCADVPLPYSPTLIAASLPNAERVVKAVKEVMYVKK; encoded by the coding sequence ATGAGAGAAATCCAATTTAGAGAAGCACTACGCGAAGCCATGAGCGAAGAAATGCGTAAAGATGACCGCGTTTTTTTATTAGGTGAAGAAGTAGCAGAATATAACGGTGCGTACAAAGTAAGTCAGGGTATGCTTGATGAATTTGGTGCGAAACGCATTATCGATACCCCAATTGCCGAACTAGGTTTCGCAGGTATTGCAACTGGTGCCGCAACAGCTGGCCTTGTTCCAATTGTAGAGTTCATGACATTTAACTTCTCTTTAGTTGCGATCGATCAGATTATCAACGGAGCAGCTAAAATCTTATCAATGAGTGGTGGTCAGTTCTCATGTCCAATGGTTTTCCGTGGTCCAACAGGTAATGCAGGCCAATTAGGTGCACAACACTCTCAAAACTTCGAAAACTGGTTTGCAAATACGCCAGGACTAAAAGTAGTAGTTCCAGCTACACCTTACGATGCAAAAGGATTATTAAAACAATCAATTATAGATCAGGATCCGGTTATTTTCATGGAATCTGAAGTAATGTACGGCGATAAAGGCGATGTTCCTGCAGAGGAATACTATATCGAACTTGGTAAAGCTAAAGTAACTAAAGAAGGTACTGATGTAACCATCGTAACTTTTGGTAAAATGTTAACCCGCGTTGTAAACCCAGCTGTAGAAGAGTTAACTAAAGAAGGAATTAATGTAGAAGTTATTGATTTACGTACTGTACGTCCTATCGATTATGATACCATTATCAACTCTGTTAAAAAAACAAACCGTTTAGTTGTGGTAGAAGAGGCCTGGCCATTGGCATCTCTTTCCGGAGAGATTGCTTTCATGGTACAAAAACATGCATTCGATTATTTGGATGCACCGGTTTTACGTATCACTTGTGCAGACGTTCCACTTCCATATTCACCAACTTTAATTGCAGCAAGCTTACCAAATGCTGAGCGTGTAGTTAAAGCGGTAAAAGAAGTAATGTACGTTAAAAAGTAA
- a CDS encoding pentapeptide repeat-containing protein, giving the protein MPEYIADQTFEKTDFTIRSLPKAEYENCKFINCDFSGSDLSGTKFLDCQFISCNLSLADLTKTSFIDADFHDCKMLGLRFDNCNDFGLAFSFTNCKLDHSSFYKLKLKKTNFKNSQLHEVDFSECDLSSAILDNCDLLKVTFDRTILEKADFKTAYNYSIDPDNNRIKKARFSKSGLAGLLHKYDIQISE; this is encoded by the coding sequence ATGCCCGAATACATAGCCGATCAAACCTTCGAAAAGACTGATTTTACCATACGCTCACTTCCAAAAGCAGAATATGAAAACTGTAAATTCATCAATTGCGATTTTTCCGGTTCAGATTTAAGCGGTACAAAATTTTTAGACTGTCAATTCATTTCCTGCAATTTAAGTTTGGCTGATTTAACCAAAACATCCTTTATCGATGCTGATTTCCACGATTGTAAAATGCTTGGTTTAAGGTTTGATAACTGTAACGATTTCGGCCTGGCATTTAGTTTTACTAACTGCAAATTAGATCATTCCTCGTTTTATAAATTAAAATTAAAAAAAACCAATTTCAAAAACTCACAGTTACATGAAGTCGACTTCTCTGAATGTGACTTAAGCAGCGCAATATTAGACAATTGTGATTTATTAAAAGTCACTTTTGACAGAACAATACTAGAAAAGGCAGATTTTAAAACGGCTTACAATTACTCCATAGATCCAGATAACAATAGGATCAAAAAAGCAAGATTTTCAAAATCTGGCCTTGCAGGCTTATTGCATAAATACGATATCCAGATCAGCGAATAA